One window of the Klebsiella oxytoca genome contains the following:
- a CDS encoding amidohydrolase → MNHVAELLISAAAEEALRWRRHIHAYPDLSFNEKPTADYIASELTPFVGLEINRPLENSVVAVLRGAYPGPAWALRADIDALPLQEESGELFSSKKSGIMHACGHDAHAAMLMGAAKVLSQLQKHLHGSIKFIFQPAEEIPPGGARELVNLGVLDDVEHIFGLHVLPTTPTGTITLKEGVYVASSDNFDITIHGKGGHGSMPHYCIDPVTIGAEIVSALQQIVSRNIDPSCAPVLTIATFQAGDSYNVIPDSARLAGTLRTHSQQVREAVPPMMASIINGISTAYGARCDIQWQQGYSVGNNHDITNQIARDAITRYFPEGTLQFQDKALFSSEDFSSYQEKIPGTFLFVGCGNQQKKATWNVHNPHFRIDEDVLAIGIKTHIALVSQLLNYD, encoded by the coding sequence ATGAATCATGTCGCTGAACTTTTGATTTCTGCCGCTGCAGAAGAGGCACTCCGCTGGCGTCGTCATATTCACGCCTATCCGGATCTATCGTTTAATGAGAAACCAACCGCCGATTATATCGCCAGTGAACTGACGCCATTTGTCGGTCTGGAAATAAACAGGCCATTAGAAAATAGCGTCGTTGCGGTACTACGCGGCGCTTATCCTGGTCCTGCGTGGGCGTTACGTGCTGATATTGATGCTCTTCCATTGCAGGAGGAGAGTGGTGAACTCTTTTCATCGAAGAAGAGCGGGATCATGCATGCCTGCGGTCACGATGCACATGCCGCGATGCTCATGGGGGCGGCAAAAGTCCTTAGCCAGTTGCAAAAGCATTTACACGGCAGCATCAAATTTATCTTCCAACCCGCAGAAGAGATACCGCCTGGCGGCGCGCGCGAACTCGTAAATCTGGGGGTGCTTGATGACGTTGAACATATTTTTGGCCTACACGTGCTTCCCACGACACCCACAGGCACTATTACGTTAAAAGAAGGGGTCTACGTCGCCTCCAGCGATAATTTTGATATTACCATTCATGGTAAAGGCGGCCATGGCTCGATGCCGCATTATTGTATTGATCCAGTGACTATTGGGGCAGAAATAGTCAGCGCTCTTCAGCAAATTGTGTCACGTAATATCGATCCGAGCTGTGCTCCAGTCTTAACCATCGCTACTTTCCAGGCCGGCGACAGTTATAATGTCATTCCTGATAGCGCTCGCCTGGCCGGAACTCTGCGCACTCACAGCCAGCAGGTCCGGGAAGCGGTACCGCCGATGATGGCCAGTATTATTAACGGCATCAGTACAGCCTATGGAGCCAGATGTGATATCCAATGGCAGCAGGGTTATTCTGTGGGCAACAATCACGATATCACCAATCAGATTGCTCGCGACGCTATTACCCGTTATTTCCCTGAAGGGACTTTACAGTTCCAGGATAAGGCTCTTTTTAGTAGCGAAGATTTCTCTTCCTATCAGGAAAAAATTCCAGGTACTTTCTTGTTCGTCGGCTGCGGTAATCAACAAAAAAAGGCGACCTGGAATGTGCATAATCCCCATTTTCGCATTGATGAAGATGTGCTGGCTATCGGCATTAAAACGCATATAGCGCTGGTTAGCCAATTACTAAATTACGATTAA
- a CDS encoding MFS transporter has translation MKSQSQMVFLLFIGYVLVYIDKTVTGFALLPIEKEFGLSAEQLGYITGIFFLAYSLFQVPAGWLNDRIGYKTMLVLSLTLLGVFALFFGLLGLSFGLLLFFRFLAGVGHSGYPCSCAKAVVSNFSVEQRTFAQSILLSSAGLAMTIGPIIAVNALAVLGWHKSFIILGVISCFIALLIALRVPRQQQSSLVVKKNTVKASLWRNPTVLLLFLSIFCVNIPNYGLMAWLPKFLVQNMGMSLGVSGFVVAAGGLGIWLSSLGTGWLVGKYFLNREPLVIAVSSLGAAVVIFSIFYAKTPFVAAVLLFIGEIFLMSTFVTAFTLPMKRLPEKMMGSAIGLINTGGTLGGFVSPIVIGYLVEKSQGYYSAFLFLALAMACSGLAVLPLMKRKIIVNETVVD, from the coding sequence ATGAAAAGTCAGTCTCAGATGGTCTTCTTGCTGTTTATTGGTTACGTATTAGTTTACATCGATAAAACCGTAACTGGTTTCGCTTTACTACCCATCGAAAAGGAATTTGGTCTCAGCGCAGAACAACTAGGCTACATTACCGGAATTTTTTTCCTTGCTTATTCGCTATTTCAGGTACCAGCTGGCTGGCTGAATGACAGGATTGGCTATAAGACGATGCTGGTCTTATCGCTAACGCTGCTGGGCGTATTTGCTCTTTTCTTCGGCCTTCTGGGGTTGAGTTTTGGCCTGTTACTCTTCTTCCGTTTTCTCGCCGGCGTTGGACACTCAGGCTACCCCTGTTCCTGTGCAAAGGCGGTGGTCAGTAATTTCAGCGTTGAGCAACGGACTTTTGCCCAGTCAATTTTGCTCTCATCGGCAGGGCTGGCAATGACCATTGGTCCTATTATCGCCGTTAATGCTCTGGCAGTACTGGGATGGCATAAGTCGTTCATCATACTGGGTGTTATTTCATGTTTTATTGCCTTACTGATTGCCCTGCGCGTGCCGCGTCAGCAGCAGTCGTCCCTGGTAGTCAAAAAAAATACTGTTAAGGCTTCTTTATGGCGTAATCCAACGGTGCTCCTGCTATTTCTTTCCATATTCTGCGTCAACATTCCTAACTATGGCCTGATGGCCTGGCTGCCAAAATTTCTTGTCCAGAATATGGGGATGTCACTTGGGGTCTCCGGTTTTGTCGTCGCTGCTGGCGGATTGGGTATCTGGCTTTCGTCTCTGGGTACCGGCTGGCTTGTTGGCAAATACTTTCTCAACCGTGAACCCTTAGTTATTGCCGTTAGTTCGCTTGGCGCCGCAGTGGTTATCTTCTCCATTTTTTATGCGAAAACGCCGTTCGTTGCCGCGGTACTCCTTTTTATTGGCGAAATTTTTCTGATGTCGACCTTTGTTACCGCTTTCACCTTACCGATGAAGCGCTTACCAGAAAAGATGATGGGTTCGGCTATTGGCTTGATTAATACCGGGGGTACGCTTGGAGGATTTGTTTCCCCCATCGTAATTGGCTATTTAGTGGAAAAAAGCCAGGGCTATTACAGTGCTTTTCTGTTTCTTGCACTGGCGATGGCCTGCTCCGGGCTTGCGGTGTTACCGCTAATGAAACGCAAAATCATCGTTAACGAGACTGTTGTTGATTGA
- a CDS encoding LysR substrate-binding domain-containing protein — MKYLPKLNQLQALRQVVRSGSIRSAARLMGQSQPALSRTLRELEQTLGTQLLLRSKEGITLTEAGIAFLQRTEWVLEELQRAVDEVEQINHFTHGRLTIGFSSLIAVTVFPQVVEKFKKELPQVRMTAKEGQLSSLLPGVINGEIDLAIGSFDPLSPPEGVMLEPLFIAPFCVIARKGHPLMNESELFALRKAKWLLPESPMGYYQHLQNKLLHFYRQVAITPLRTDSVFVALQMVLESDYLTVIARAMNQPLQLGDKLATLPITTLPAAQYCAVWSQKSALTHNASLFLNHLRRECHRYAW, encoded by the coding sequence GTGAAATACCTTCCTAAACTTAACCAGTTGCAAGCGCTACGGCAGGTGGTACGCAGTGGTAGCATTCGTTCGGCCGCCCGTCTTATGGGCCAATCGCAACCAGCTTTGAGTCGAACATTGCGTGAGCTGGAGCAAACTCTCGGTACGCAACTTTTACTGCGAAGCAAAGAGGGGATAACCCTGACGGAAGCAGGAATTGCTTTTCTGCAGCGTACGGAGTGGGTTCTTGAGGAGCTACAACGAGCGGTAGATGAGGTTGAGCAAATCAATCACTTCACTCACGGACGGTTGACTATCGGTTTCTCATCGCTCATTGCTGTGACCGTTTTTCCTCAAGTCGTGGAAAAGTTTAAGAAGGAATTACCGCAAGTGAGAATGACGGCGAAAGAGGGACAGCTTTCGTCACTGTTGCCTGGGGTGATCAATGGCGAAATCGATCTGGCGATTGGCTCGTTCGATCCGCTGAGTCCTCCAGAAGGGGTGATGCTTGAACCGCTTTTCATTGCGCCTTTTTGTGTGATAGCGCGTAAAGGTCATCCGCTAATGAATGAAAGCGAGCTGTTTGCTTTACGTAAAGCTAAATGGTTATTGCCAGAATCGCCAATGGGCTACTATCAACACTTACAAAACAAGCTGCTTCATTTTTATCGACAGGTTGCAATTACGCCTTTACGCACTGATTCGGTGTTCGTCGCGCTTCAGATGGTGCTGGAATCGGACTATTTAACCGTCATCGCGCGAGCGATGAATCAGCCGCTGCAGCTGGGTGATAAGCTTGCGACGCTTCCCATAACCACGCTGCCGGCAGCGCAATATTGTGCTGTCTGGTCACAAAAATCAGCGCTCACCCACAACGCGAGCCTTTTCCTCAATCATTTGCGGCGGGAATGTCACCGTTATGCCTGGTAA
- the deoD gene encoding purine-nucleoside phosphorylase, which produces MTAHINAKSGDFASTVIMPGDPLRAKFIAENYLQNYKEVTNVRNMLGYTGFYSGHPVSVMGHGMGIPSMTLYAHELVNDYGVKRIIRVGSLGATQHHVKMRDIILAVAAGTDSATNLKRSSGYSMATSADFKLLHQAWTVAQKNGVDVKVGNVFSGDLYYDPDENLIPALEEFGVLGIDMEVAGLYALAHQFGIEALAILTVSDHCLTGEETTAEERQLTFNNMIELALNTAITA; this is translated from the coding sequence ATGACTGCACATATTAATGCTAAATCCGGCGATTTTGCTTCTACCGTTATCATGCCCGGAGATCCGCTGCGGGCTAAATTTATCGCCGAAAATTATCTGCAAAACTATAAAGAAGTCACCAATGTGCGAAATATGCTGGGGTATACCGGATTTTATTCAGGTCATCCTGTATCGGTGATGGGACATGGCATGGGAATCCCCTCAATGACGCTTTATGCTCATGAACTGGTTAATGACTATGGCGTAAAAAGAATCATTCGGGTCGGTAGCCTGGGGGCGACTCAGCATCACGTTAAAATGCGCGATATCATTTTAGCCGTTGCCGCCGGAACGGATTCCGCCACGAATCTGAAGCGCAGTTCAGGTTATTCAATGGCGACATCTGCTGATTTTAAATTACTGCATCAGGCATGGACGGTAGCGCAAAAAAATGGTGTTGATGTAAAAGTTGGCAACGTATTTAGTGGCGATCTTTATTACGATCCGGATGAAAATCTTATCCCGGCACTGGAGGAGTTTGGGGTATTGGGTATCGATATGGAAGTTGCCGGGCTGTACGCATTAGCGCATCAGTTTGGTATTGAAGCCCTTGCTATTTTAACGGTATCCGATCATTGTCTGACCGGGGAAGAAACAACGGCTGAAGAACGACAGCTGACCTTTAACAATATGATTGAGCTGGCGCTGAATACGGCAATTACAGCTTAG
- the tsgA gene encoding MFS transporter TsgA codes for MKNKISLTLISFLANFIMAGFASQFGMLIEPIAEHYHADINAVASIFSLLNGGALAGTIAAFFLIEKVGVKRMTLIIYSIVFLCAVAMHMSSGLWPVMVAMTLVGLCGGIGLCVAGTIVVSVWQDRIQSTMLVVQDATFNVAGVVFPLITTFALTHNMSWSYSYLSVGMVALVTLGIVALTRFNACEVAPASGQTDPVKSEWNPGIISGGIGLFMGMLALYTFLTWAPLFVKNKFGIPFEEAGNIITQYWGAALIGALVSTVIVARVKIHYFLLSIILLACIITTVIVTKESISGLDYLAYSYGFVCAALYNSFIAYGVSFVKRASSQNVSFILISGSAGAMFSPAISALMEKTMGLQKIMYAIPALYAIIFIMLMVTLKLKRKSA; via the coding sequence ATGAAAAATAAAATTTCACTTACGTTAATTAGCTTCCTGGCAAATTTTATTATGGCGGGGTTTGCCAGTCAGTTCGGTATGCTGATTGAACCCATTGCAGAGCATTATCATGCGGATATCAATGCGGTTGCCTCTATTTTTTCTTTGCTCAACGGCGGGGCGCTGGCAGGAACTATCGCGGCTTTTTTTCTGATTGAAAAAGTCGGGGTAAAACGGATGACGCTTATAATCTACTCGATTGTTTTCCTTTGCGCAGTCGCGATGCATATGAGCAGTGGATTATGGCCCGTCATGGTAGCAATGACCCTGGTGGGACTCTGCGGCGGGATTGGGCTGTGTGTGGCCGGAACCATCGTGGTCTCCGTCTGGCAGGACCGCATTCAGAGTACGATGCTGGTGGTGCAGGATGCTACCTTTAACGTGGCGGGCGTGGTCTTCCCTTTGATCACCACCTTTGCTCTTACGCACAATATGTCATGGAGCTACAGCTATCTGAGCGTCGGAATGGTGGCGCTGGTGACGCTGGGCATTGTGGCGCTGACCCGCTTTAACGCCTGTGAAGTCGCACCCGCTTCAGGTCAGACCGATCCGGTTAAATCAGAGTGGAACCCTGGGATCATCAGCGGTGGGATTGGCCTTTTCATGGGCATGTTAGCGCTCTATACCTTCCTGACCTGGGCACCTCTGTTTGTGAAGAACAAATTTGGTATTCCCTTTGAAGAAGCCGGCAATATCATTACCCAATACTGGGGAGCCGCGCTGATTGGCGCCTTAGTGTCCACCGTCATCGTTGCCCGGGTAAAGATTCACTATTTCTTACTGAGCATTATTTTACTGGCATGTATCATTACCACTGTTATTGTCACTAAAGAGAGTATTTCTGGCTTAGATTATCTTGCCTATAGCTATGGTTTTGTTTGCGCGGCGCTCTATAACTCGTTTATTGCTTATGGCGTATCTTTTGTTAAACGCGCGAGTAGCCAGAATGTTTCTTTTATATTAATTAGCGGCAGCGCCGGGGCGATGTTTAGTCCAGCGATTAGTGCTCTGATGGAAAAAACGATGGGGCTGCAGAAAATAATGTATGCAATACCCGCTTTATACGCCATTATTTTCATCATGTTGATGGTAACACTTAAATTAAAACGTAAGTCAGCATAG
- a CDS encoding outer membrane protein OmpK: MFNFKKALLAVMISVGCSHAIAADYNDGNIRKNDYNWMQMNLMQSVDAKVPYGIRNDTYLELEFGARSGIVDLYGYVDIFDVFDSKHDDRHGGDNFFAKISPRFSLDAIFNKDLSVGPFNEFYIATVNNIGDRELFEHYIGLGTDVTVPWFGMVGMNLYAHYVRENYGAENEGKWDGYMFSTNWSTPFYQFANGSHLNYQGYLDYQFAANKIADQQLYSNNAIEWFNGIYWHSEHYAIGYGLKYFRNMALMQNHGGAGRTTGLGHYFSLTWKF; encoded by the coding sequence ATGTTTAATTTTAAAAAAGCATTGTTAGCGGTGATGATTAGCGTTGGCTGTTCTCACGCAATAGCGGCAGATTATAATGACGGTAATATCCGTAAGAACGACTACAACTGGATGCAAATGAATTTAATGCAGAGCGTTGATGCCAAAGTTCCTTATGGCATTCGCAACGACACTTATCTTGAGCTGGAGTTTGGCGCTCGCTCGGGGATTGTCGATCTGTACGGTTACGTCGATATTTTTGATGTTTTTGATAGCAAGCATGACGATCGTCACGGTGGTGATAACTTTTTTGCTAAAATTTCACCACGGTTTTCACTGGATGCTATTTTTAATAAAGATTTATCCGTTGGCCCATTTAATGAGTTTTATATCGCAACGGTGAATAATATCGGCGATCGTGAGCTATTTGAACACTATATTGGGCTTGGGACGGATGTGACGGTGCCATGGTTTGGTATGGTGGGAATGAATTTGTATGCACACTATGTCCGTGAAAACTATGGCGCGGAGAATGAGGGCAAGTGGGATGGTTATATGTTCTCTACGAACTGGTCAACGCCCTTTTATCAGTTTGCCAACGGTAGCCATTTAAATTATCAGGGATATTTGGATTATCAATTTGCCGCGAATAAGATAGCCGATCAGCAGCTTTACAGTAACAATGCTATTGAATGGTTTAATGGTATCTACTGGCATAGCGAACATTACGCTATAGGCTACGGATTAAAGTATTTCCGCAACATGGCATTGATGCAAAACCACGGCGGCGCAGGCCGTACAACGGGGCTTGGGCACTACTTCAGCCTTACCTGGAAGTTTTAA
- a CDS encoding Crp/Fnr family transcriptional regulator — protein sequence MQLKPLTKGRFQSIWQQDDAFIEKIFRELLSDTQLIAENEYLYHQGQVIDRLIMVESGRISLRYSAENGRRFQLGAMECDEQLFGEMEFFTGYRCQLDIVAEEPLTVAVCSCERLEEALNQHPKLAIFFASAMAVDYQDMLEIFLHRMLYPIVHNVAYDLYRQHLNKQPMDGFSKNYQEAERFGTTDRVYRRAVKELIDAGLVARTKQGLEIQDLDGLRQFLGNDSFE from the coding sequence ATGCAGCTTAAACCACTCACCAAAGGTCGTTTTCAAAGTATCTGGCAACAGGACGATGCATTTATTGAGAAAATATTTCGCGAACTGCTGTCAGATACCCAGCTTATTGCGGAAAATGAGTATCTCTATCATCAAGGCCAGGTGATCGACCGTCTGATTATGGTTGAGTCAGGCAGGATTTCGTTGCGTTACAGCGCTGAAAATGGTCGTCGTTTCCAGCTGGGCGCAATGGAATGCGACGAACAACTGTTTGGCGAAATGGAGTTTTTTACCGGCTATCGCTGCCAGCTTGATATCGTGGCGGAAGAGCCTCTTACCGTCGCAGTATGCAGCTGCGAGCGGCTTGAAGAAGCGCTCAATCAGCATCCTAAGCTGGCGATATTCTTTGCCAGCGCGATGGCGGTGGACTATCAGGATATGCTGGAAATCTTCCTGCACCGCATGCTCTACCCTATCGTGCATAATGTTGCCTATGATCTGTATCGCCAGCACCTGAACAAGCAGCCCATGGATGGATTCAGTAAAAATTATCAGGAAGCTGAAAGATTCGGCACCACCGATCGCGTATATCGGCGCGCGGTTAAAGAGCTGATTGACGCCGGGCTGGTGGCGCGGACAAAACAGGGGCTTGAAATTCAGGATCTTGATGGCCTGCGCCAATTTCTTGGCAACGATAGTTTTGAATGA
- a CDS encoding MBL fold metallo-hydrolase: protein MRSSSFVTRQIGDFQVTALSDGDMAASLALLSGITSDDALAIQRQAGVIDPGTIDINGYLIRGRERTILVDAGTGGGVLEASLRAAGVTPEEVDTVLLTHAHPDHIGGLLDANGAPRFLNARLHLHPLEAEYWQDDVMLSRANERGQRNFALARRTLDAWASRLSFLDDREVVAGIRPLWLPGHTPGHSGFRIDAARQSLLIWGDIVHFPHIQTARPAAAIAFDCDPAQARVTRETIFAQAASEKLLIAGMHLGEPGFARVVAAGKGYRIEYSTTQ, encoded by the coding sequence ATGCGCAGTTCATCTTTTGTCACCCGCCAGATTGGCGATTTTCAGGTGACGGCTCTCAGCGACGGCGATATGGCCGCCAGCCTGGCGCTGCTGTCCGGCATTACCAGCGACGATGCTCTGGCAATCCAGCGCCAGGCGGGCGTCATAGATCCCGGCACTATCGACATTAATGGCTATCTTATCCGCGGCCGGGAAAGAACGATTTTGGTTGATGCGGGGACGGGAGGCGGCGTGCTGGAAGCCAGCCTGCGGGCGGCGGGGGTTACCCCTGAAGAGGTTGATACCGTTCTGCTGACCCACGCTCACCCGGATCATATCGGCGGCCTGCTGGATGCAAACGGCGCGCCGCGCTTTCTCAACGCGCGTCTTCATCTGCATCCTCTGGAAGCGGAGTACTGGCAGGATGACGTCATGTTAAGCCGGGCTAATGAACGCGGGCAGCGAAATTTTGCTCTCGCCCGGCGAACGCTGGACGCGTGGGCCAGCAGGCTCAGTTTTCTTGACGATCGAGAAGTCGTCGCGGGTATCCGTCCGCTATGGCTGCCCGGGCATACGCCGGGCCATAGCGGGTTTCGCATCGACGCGGCTCGACAAAGCCTGTTGATATGGGGAGATATCGTCCATTTTCCGCATATTCAGACCGCGCGCCCCGCTGCCGCCATCGCTTTTGATTGCGATCCTGCTCAGGCCAGAGTAACGCGGGAAACGATCTTCGCTCAGGCCGCCAGCGAAAAGCTGCTGATTGCCGGTATGCACCTTGGCGAACCGGGGTTTGCTCGCGTTGTCGCCGCTGGTAAAGGGTACCGTATCGAATACTCTACAACGCAATAA
- a CDS encoding sugar ABC transporter has translation MLYIVECRYADPQTEASWNTFYSQHKLPALVSVNGFSASQRFKALDSGSPLYLAIHSIEDADVLTGQEYRHKGGGNFSRWQTHIRDWRRNLYHYRGTFPAVSEGDVLLLSPERLDFIDSELGYQPTQLRAAGLDNNPPQRVVYILPRREAMLLAGQEKAAIYEPMAGQLQNPGEEQPASR, from the coding sequence ATGCTATATATCGTTGAGTGCCGTTACGCCGATCCGCAAACTGAAGCCAGCTGGAATACATTTTACAGCCAGCACAAGCTGCCGGCGCTGGTGTCCGTCAACGGCTTCAGCGCCTCGCAGCGCTTCAAAGCCCTTGATTCCGGCTCCCCGCTTTATCTTGCCATTCATTCCATCGAAGATGCGGACGTCCTCACCGGCCAGGAGTACCGCCATAAAGGCGGCGGCAACTTTTCACGCTGGCAAACGCATATTCGCGACTGGCGTCGAAACCTGTATCACTACCGCGGTACTTTCCCTGCCGTCTCTGAGGGCGACGTTCTGTTACTGAGTCCGGAGAGGCTGGACTTTATTGACTCAGAGCTGGGATATCAACCGACGCAGCTTCGGGCAGCCGGACTGGACAACAATCCGCCGCAGCGCGTGGTTTACATCCTGCCGCGCCGGGAGGCCATGCTGCTGGCGGGGCAGGAAAAAGCCGCCATCTATGAACCCATGGCCGGTCAGCTGCAAAATCCTGGTGAAGAACAACCTGCATCACGCTAA
- a CDS encoding LysR substrate-binding domain-containing protein, protein MRKKLPSSTSLQAFEAAARHGNFARAAEELSLTEGAISRQIARLESLLNCKLFERTGSRVRLNPNGARYAHHVRETLERLERDTQYLMGAADGSRSLEIAAPPTFASRWLIPRLGDFQRLHPDITLNIAVRTDPFIISGSGFDAAVHFEHPAWAGMRRQFLFEERLVPVCHSALLAGGEPIDQLNELPRIHRRQNPDAWHRYAEECGITLVNPAQGVRYDLHEMAIAAALAGQGVALVPHVYVEQELANGTLVAPWPLARSLSKRFCLVKPLEKGINESALQAFEQWLITQ, encoded by the coding sequence ATGCGAAAAAAACTTCCCAGCAGTACCTCGCTGCAGGCTTTTGAGGCCGCCGCCAGGCACGGTAACTTTGCCCGCGCGGCGGAAGAACTATCGCTCACCGAGGGGGCTATCAGTCGGCAAATCGCCCGCCTGGAATCGCTGTTGAACTGTAAGCTGTTTGAGAGGACGGGAAGCCGGGTGCGGCTGAACCCGAACGGCGCACGTTACGCGCATCACGTGCGTGAAACTCTGGAACGGCTTGAACGAGATACGCAGTATCTGATGGGCGCAGCGGACGGCAGCCGAAGCCTGGAAATCGCCGCGCCGCCGACCTTCGCCAGCCGCTGGCTTATTCCCCGTCTTGGGGATTTTCAGCGCCTGCATCCGGATATCACGCTGAATATCGCGGTCAGAACCGATCCGTTTATTATCTCCGGCAGTGGTTTTGATGCGGCGGTTCACTTTGAACATCCCGCATGGGCCGGGATGCGCAGGCAGTTTCTGTTTGAAGAGAGGCTGGTGCCGGTATGCCACTCTGCATTACTGGCGGGAGGCGAACCGATTGACCAGTTGAACGAACTGCCGCGTATTCATCGACGGCAGAATCCTGACGCCTGGCATCGTTATGCCGAAGAGTGCGGGATCACGCTGGTAAATCCGGCGCAGGGCGTGCGTTACGATCTGCATGAGATGGCGATAGCCGCCGCGTTGGCCGGGCAGGGGGTTGCCCTGGTGCCCCACGTGTATGTCGAACAAGAACTCGCCAATGGGACGCTGGTTGCGCCCTGGCCGCTGGCCCGCAGCCTGAGTAAGCGCTTTTGTCTGGTTAAGCCGCTGGAAAAGGGGATCAATGAGTCGGCGCTACAGGCGTTTGAACAGTGGCTGATAACGCAATAA
- a CDS encoding GNAT family N-acetyltransferase, giving the protein MTYKLVKQIVHNDVLRNSFIDLAIKTFDLSFKEWYRKGYWTDAYIPYALASNNKVIANASANIINLVWQDKPRRYIQIGTVMTDIDHRNKGLAGQLVKEILSDWQDKADGFFLFANPTTVDFYPKFGFERTDEHQYIMPVVPAAGDFRKLDMDQPGDIALLQQYYQKSNPFSQLRVEDNFGLLMFYCSAFMKHFVYYSVKNQAIAIAMQNGPALICFDIFCDSGRSLSAIINELADENTYQAILGFTPKENRTGEYEKIEGEDILFIHHQKENLFKENKLMFPLLAHA; this is encoded by the coding sequence ATGACCTATAAATTAGTTAAGCAAATTGTGCACAATGATGTTTTAAGAAATAGCTTCATTGACCTGGCGATTAAAACCTTCGATCTTTCCTTCAAAGAGTGGTACCGCAAAGGATACTGGACCGACGCCTATATTCCCTACGCCCTGGCGAGTAACAATAAAGTGATCGCTAATGCCTCCGCTAATATTATTAACCTGGTCTGGCAGGACAAGCCCCGGCGCTATATTCAAATCGGCACCGTGATGACCGATATCGATCATCGTAATAAGGGGCTGGCCGGACAGCTAGTCAAAGAAATTTTGTCGGACTGGCAGGATAAAGCCGATGGCTTCTTTTTGTTCGCTAACCCAACAACCGTTGATTTTTATCCAAAATTTGGCTTCGAGCGCACCGACGAACATCAGTATATTATGCCGGTGGTGCCTGCAGCTGGGGACTTTCGCAAGCTCGATATGGATCAGCCGGGCGATATCGCGCTGCTACAACAGTACTATCAAAAATCGAATCCGTTTTCGCAGCTGCGGGTGGAAGATAATTTCGGTTTACTGATGTTTTACTGCTCCGCCTTTATGAAGCACTTCGTCTATTATTCGGTGAAAAATCAGGCTATCGCTATTGCCATGCAAAACGGTCCGGCGCTGATCTGCTTTGATATTTTCTGCGACAGCGGGCGGTCTCTGTCGGCCATTATTAATGAACTCGCCGACGAGAATACCTATCAGGCGATCCTTGGTTTTACCCCCAAAGAGAACCGAACTGGCGAATATGAAAAAATCGAAGGGGAAGATATTCTGTTTATCCACCACCAAAAAGAAAATCTCTTCAAAGAAAATAAGCTGATGTTCCCGCTTTTAGCCCATGCCTGA